In Winkia neuii, a genomic segment contains:
- a CDS encoding alpha/beta hydrolase family protein, with protein MRVSGDDTYWVETRSAQEGRNVLLRRRMDGRTEEVLPMTPDSELVDVRTKVHDYGGKAYTVIDNLIVVSHGGDGCLYKFDLDNPSAGLRRLTPKVAYRFADMTVDPVRGVVFAVLEDHTGAQSVANKLVSVPLDGSAARESSNIKVLWNEDDFVASPALSNAGEFLAFITWNRPQMNWNQAALHVAPLTFEGDFADHMVLLDDPEVSVTQPRWSLDDNLIHVDDSSGWANLYRTEGFVGANTAQGIASGDWKKNLRTRALHPSQKAFSAPEWRLGLHSYDNLDHDHLVAGWSEDGHFALGAIRLDNGQLETWETGWAPAGNVCCDDGRVVLLADSEQEPASIVQILDAKATVIRRAIESPLPKEDISSPQFLTWKNTDGSVCHGFFFVPTSASFKGPKRDKPPLIVTVHDGPTSANRAGLNLERQYWTNRGFAVLDVNFRGSTGYGRAYRDCLLGNWGIYDVDDVISGVRMLIEQGKVDKDKIAIRGSSTGATTALLAAAKSDLFTAVCSRHGICDLENVRDHAHKFASEYLGALLGATEDDDPKWKDRSPITWADQISASTLFIHGTDDPIVPVDQVRQMAQALQANGTTVESAEFTGEGHRLAKASSIGGSLQRELDFYRQVWGLKKA; from the coding sequence GTGCGCGTATCCGGAGACGACACCTACTGGGTAGAAACCCGTTCTGCTCAGGAGGGCCGTAATGTACTTCTGCGGCGGCGGATGGATGGGCGAACTGAAGAGGTTCTCCCGATGACTCCCGATTCCGAACTAGTGGATGTGCGTACCAAGGTTCATGACTACGGCGGGAAGGCATACACCGTCATCGATAATCTGATCGTGGTTTCTCACGGCGGTGATGGCTGCCTTTACAAATTCGACCTGGATAATCCTTCGGCGGGGCTCAGGCGCCTAACCCCGAAGGTGGCATACCGCTTTGCAGACATGACTGTGGACCCGGTTCGTGGGGTTGTCTTCGCTGTGCTCGAGGACCATACGGGCGCCCAGTCCGTGGCCAACAAGCTGGTTTCTGTGCCTCTGGACGGAAGCGCTGCTAGGGAATCTTCCAACATTAAGGTGCTGTGGAACGAGGACGATTTCGTCGCCTCCCCGGCGCTGTCGAATGCCGGAGAATTCCTTGCCTTCATTACTTGGAACCGTCCACAGATGAACTGGAATCAAGCTGCGCTCCACGTTGCGCCTCTTACTTTCGAGGGCGACTTTGCTGATCACATGGTGCTGTTGGATGATCCGGAAGTATCGGTGACGCAGCCTAGGTGGTCTTTGGATGACAACTTGATCCACGTCGACGATTCCTCCGGCTGGGCAAATTTGTATCGCACAGAGGGGTTCGTGGGTGCAAACACCGCTCAGGGAATTGCTAGCGGAGACTGGAAGAAGAACCTTCGGACGCGGGCGCTCCACCCCTCGCAGAAGGCCTTCTCGGCTCCTGAATGGCGTCTCGGCTTGCACTCCTATGACAACTTGGACCATGACCACTTGGTAGCTGGTTGGAGCGAAGATGGCCACTTCGCACTAGGTGCGATTCGGCTAGACAACGGGCAGCTGGAGACTTGGGAGACCGGGTGGGCTCCAGCCGGCAACGTGTGTTGCGATGACGGGCGCGTAGTGCTGCTGGCAGATTCAGAGCAAGAACCAGCTTCTATAGTGCAAATTCTGGACGCAAAGGCAACGGTTATTCGTCGCGCTATCGAATCTCCGCTTCCTAAGGAAGATATTTCTTCCCCGCAGTTCCTTACATGGAAGAACACGGATGGCTCAGTGTGCCATGGGTTCTTCTTTGTCCCCACCTCTGCCAGTTTCAAAGGCCCTAAGCGGGACAAACCCCCGCTGATTGTTACTGTTCATGACGGTCCCACTAGTGCTAATCGCGCCGGCCTAAACCTTGAGCGCCAGTACTGGACGAATCGCGGTTTCGCAGTGCTAGACGTGAATTTCCGTGGTTCTACAGGCTACGGCCGTGCCTACCGCGACTGTCTTCTTGGTAATTGGGGGATCTACGACGTCGACGATGTTATTAGTGGGGTTCGCATGCTTATAGAACAAGGCAAGGTAGATAAAGACAAGATTGCTATTAGAGGTTCTAGTACTGGTGCCACTACCGCGCTACTAGCGGCTGCGAAATCAGATTTGTTCACCGCAGTTTGCTCGCGCCACGGTATTTGTGACTTGGAAAATGTCCGCGACCATGCCCACAAGTTTGCTTCCGAATATCTTGGTGCCCTGCTTGGGGCTACAGAAGATGACGATCCAAAATGGAAGGATCGTTCCCCCATCACCTGGGCAGACCAGATCAGCGCCAGTACACTCTTCATCCACGGCACTGACGATCCCATCGTCCCTGTCGACCAAGTACGCCAAATGGCGCAGGCCCTGCAGGCAAATGGCACCACTGTAGAATCCGCTGAGTTTACTGGCGAAGGACACCGCTTGGCTAAAGCTTCCTCGATCGGCGGTTCTCTGCAAAGGGAACTTGACTTCTATCGCCAGGTCTGGGGACTCAAGAAGGCATGA
- the dxs gene encoding 1-deoxy-D-xylulose-5-phosphate synthase, which produces MSEHLKYIQSPADLKKLNSAQAKELASEIRHFLVQSVSKTGGHLGPNLGVVELTIALHRQFTSPRDLIVFDTGHQAYVHKLLTGRQDFTNLRQKGGLSGYPSRAESAHDVVENSHASTALSWAEGISRARKMDRKDDWVVAVIGDGALTGGMAWEALDTIAEEAGDKLIVVVNDNGRSYAPTIGGLAHHLDAIRTNPHYEKALSWGKRHLKSKGMPGELAYDALHGLKAGVKDVLVPDMMFENLGIKYTGPVNGHDISALEFAFARAKEYGAPVIVHTITEKGRGYTPAEQDIADRFHAVGKIHPETGLPIAPARFGWTAVFADEIVKIAREDERIVGVVAAMMQPVGLLPMYKQFPDRVIDVGIAEQNALTMSAGLAYGGKHPVVALYSTFLNRAFDQLLMDIGLHDEPVTVVLDRAGITGSDGPSHNGMWDMSIAAIVPGMKLAAPRDETRVRQSLREATSWQEGPTLVRYPKGSIGSDIEAIGVLNGEPDTKWAAHIGAPEIIAEAGSGDVEILILALGAFAQTGIEVARLLSEGAHVRVVDPLWAMPLDSRVGEAVSAADLVVTIEDGLAQSGFAAVLNSWMQQNDCFTPTKNFGIAKQYLEHASRDQVINELGLEPAQIAETVQRTMRGLKLS; this is translated from the coding sequence GTGAGCGAACATCTAAAGTACATTCAGTCCCCCGCAGACTTGAAGAAGCTGAACTCTGCGCAGGCCAAAGAACTGGCCAGCGAGATTAGGCATTTCTTAGTGCAGTCTGTGTCAAAGACCGGGGGCCACCTAGGACCAAACCTGGGGGTAGTTGAGCTGACTATCGCCCTCCACCGGCAGTTCACATCCCCACGCGATCTAATCGTGTTCGATACCGGGCACCAAGCTTACGTACACAAGTTGCTTACCGGCAGACAAGACTTTACTAACCTGCGCCAAAAGGGTGGCCTGTCTGGGTACCCTTCCAGGGCCGAATCGGCGCACGACGTTGTCGAGAATTCGCATGCCTCTACCGCCCTGTCTTGGGCGGAAGGGATATCGAGGGCGCGCAAGATGGACCGCAAGGACGATTGGGTTGTTGCAGTCATCGGTGACGGCGCGCTAACAGGTGGCATGGCGTGGGAAGCTCTTGACACGATTGCTGAAGAAGCAGGAGACAAGCTAATAGTGGTTGTCAATGACAACGGCCGTTCTTACGCTCCTACGATTGGTGGGCTTGCGCACCACCTGGATGCTATCCGCACTAACCCGCATTATGAAAAGGCGCTCAGCTGGGGCAAACGCCATCTAAAGTCCAAGGGTATGCCTGGTGAGCTTGCCTACGACGCCCTCCATGGATTGAAAGCTGGAGTAAAAGACGTGTTGGTTCCCGACATGATGTTCGAGAACCTAGGAATCAAATACACCGGACCGGTGAACGGACACGATATCTCGGCGCTGGAGTTCGCCTTTGCAAGAGCGAAAGAATACGGCGCGCCGGTCATCGTGCACACGATTACCGAGAAAGGCCGTGGCTACACTCCTGCAGAGCAGGATATTGCCGATAGGTTCCACGCGGTAGGAAAGATTCATCCCGAGACGGGATTGCCGATAGCCCCCGCACGCTTCGGATGGACGGCAGTCTTTGCCGATGAGATTGTGAAAATAGCGCGCGAAGACGAACGCATCGTTGGGGTAGTTGCCGCCATGATGCAACCGGTTGGGCTGCTGCCAATGTACAAGCAGTTCCCGGATCGCGTAATTGACGTGGGCATTGCCGAACAGAACGCGCTCACCATGTCAGCTGGGTTGGCCTACGGGGGCAAACACCCGGTAGTCGCCCTCTACTCGACTTTCCTAAATCGAGCATTCGACCAGCTCCTTATGGATATCGGACTCCATGACGAACCGGTAACAGTCGTGTTGGACCGCGCCGGCATTACCGGATCGGATGGTCCTTCACACAACGGCATGTGGGACATGTCGATCGCCGCCATTGTTCCCGGCATGAAACTGGCGGCCCCCAGGGATGAAACCAGGGTGCGCCAGTCGCTGCGGGAAGCTACTTCTTGGCAGGAAGGGCCAACTCTGGTCCGCTACCCGAAGGGTTCGATTGGATCGGATATTGAAGCTATAGGCGTTTTGAATGGCGAGCCCGATACCAAGTGGGCTGCGCACATCGGGGCTCCAGAAATCATCGCTGAAGCAGGCAGTGGGGATGTAGAAATCCTGATACTGGCACTAGGCGCATTTGCACAGACTGGCATTGAGGTAGCTCGGTTGCTTTCCGAGGGAGCGCACGTGCGGGTGGTTGATCCGCTGTGGGCCATGCCGCTCGATTCCAGAGTAGGGGAAGCGGTAAGCGCTGCTGATCTGGTGGTGACTATCGAGGACGGATTAGCCCAGAGCGGGTTCGCCGCTGTGCTGAATTCATGGATGCAGCAAAACGACTGCTTCACCCCAACAAAGAACTTTGGTATTGCAAAGCAGTATCTGGAACACGCCTCGCGTGACCAGGTGATCAATGAGTTGGGATTGGAACCAGCTCAGATAGCTGAAACGGTCCAGCGCACAATGCGTGGACTAAAGCTCAGTTAG
- a CDS encoding HRDC domain-containing protein, with translation MNEEAAKKLVERHAAKLDIDGKGGLRAAGEGVDKVQLVKAPAEGIPEVVSEYWQIEEVGRALEAGHGPVAFDAERASGFTYSQRAYLVQLRREGAGSFLVDPVRCGDLSPIDTACQKSEWILHAADQDLPCLAQVGMLPDKLFDTEVAAQLLGMEHIGLAAVCEYALGKSLLKDHQADDWSKRPLPNDWLRYAALDVELLIPLRNKLSRALQIAGKAQWAKQEMEAIRLAPPKEAPAEPWRKVPGAGKVRTPRGLEVLKRLWAERDEIARELNIAPTKILRNQAMVAASQAEATSRRQLLAIGAFRERKARTRIANWARAARAAGRTKESDLPERKKPNKRSLPGRRQWAKLRPGSAERLEIIRFCVHSLADELSIWQEKLVAPAAQKQLAWQYAPGAEVEQILQSAGARPWQIATVTDLLAEALTEL, from the coding sequence ATGAACGAAGAAGCTGCCAAAAAACTAGTCGAACGCCACGCCGCCAAGCTGGATATTGATGGCAAAGGCGGCCTCCGCGCTGCAGGCGAGGGCGTAGATAAGGTGCAGCTGGTAAAAGCCCCTGCAGAGGGCATTCCCGAGGTCGTATCCGAGTACTGGCAGATCGAAGAAGTAGGGCGTGCTTTGGAAGCAGGACACGGCCCGGTAGCTTTCGACGCGGAGCGGGCTTCGGGATTCACCTACTCTCAACGCGCCTATTTGGTGCAGCTTCGCCGTGAGGGCGCCGGATCTTTTCTGGTGGATCCAGTTCGCTGCGGAGATCTGTCCCCCATCGATACAGCCTGCCAAAAATCCGAGTGGATCCTTCATGCAGCTGACCAGGACCTGCCGTGTCTTGCGCAGGTGGGGATGTTGCCGGATAAACTGTTCGACACCGAAGTGGCTGCCCAACTGCTGGGAATGGAACATATTGGGCTGGCAGCGGTATGCGAGTATGCCCTCGGCAAATCTCTGCTCAAGGATCACCAGGCTGACGACTGGTCGAAGCGGCCTCTTCCCAACGATTGGCTCCGATACGCCGCTCTAGACGTGGAACTACTCATTCCACTGCGCAATAAACTATCGCGTGCCCTCCAAATCGCAGGCAAGGCCCAGTGGGCTAAGCAAGAAATGGAAGCAATCAGGTTAGCGCCGCCTAAAGAAGCTCCCGCAGAACCATGGCGAAAGGTGCCCGGCGCGGGCAAGGTGCGCACCCCCAGGGGTCTAGAGGTACTCAAAAGACTGTGGGCTGAACGCGACGAAATAGCGCGTGAACTCAATATTGCGCCCACGAAGATTTTGCGCAATCAGGCTATGGTGGCCGCGAGCCAGGCGGAGGCAACCTCTAGACGGCAGCTGCTCGCCATTGGAGCATTCCGGGAACGAAAAGCCCGCACTCGCATTGCCAATTGGGCGCGTGCCGCGCGTGCCGCGGGACGTACCAAGGAATCCGACCTGCCGGAGCGCAAGAAACCAAATAAGCGCTCTCTACCCGGCCGCCGGCAGTGGGCAAAACTTCGTCCAGGATCGGCAGAAAGGCTCGAGATCATCCGGTTCTGCGTCCATTCGTTGGCGGACGAACTATCTATTTGGCAGGAAAAGTTGGTCGCTCCCGCTGCGCAAAAGCAATTAGCATGGCAGTATGCGCCAGGTGCTGAAGTAGAGCAGATCCTGCAAAGCGCAGGTGCCCGCCCGTGGCAAATAGCCACTGTGACGGATCTGCTAGCCGAGGCGCTAACTGAGCTTTAG
- a CDS encoding DUF3000 family protein — MNERPPEEFVEALLSLRQAGKESKWQIQEVPAPSRLSPYAAALALSAETAHARFVVLYDPQGQPGWDSHFRIVIMARSEIEYEFASDPLLADVVWAWLGEALDAAGAGRHAITGTVTRTESQSFGATELLGGRLHVELRASWSPNTEILGPHLQALDYLMMSLTGTQLHEVV, encoded by the coding sequence GTGAACGAACGGCCCCCAGAGGAGTTTGTTGAGGCCCTCCTTAGCCTCAGGCAAGCTGGCAAAGAATCGAAGTGGCAGATTCAAGAGGTACCTGCCCCTTCCAGGCTGTCGCCTTATGCCGCCGCACTAGCACTGAGCGCCGAAACTGCACACGCGCGTTTCGTTGTGCTCTACGATCCGCAGGGCCAGCCGGGCTGGGACTCACACTTCCGGATCGTCATAATGGCTCGAAGCGAAATCGAATACGAATTCGCCTCCGACCCACTGCTCGCAGATGTCGTATGGGCCTGGCTAGGCGAGGCTCTAGATGCCGCCGGTGCTGGCAGGCACGCCATTACGGGCACTGTCACCCGGACAGAATCGCAGTCTTTTGGGGCGACGGAGTTACTAGGCGGACGCCTACACGTGGAGCTGCGGGCCTCCTGGAGCCCCAACACCGAAATTTTGGGACCGCACTTGCAGGCGTTAGATTACCTAATGATGTCCCTGACCGGTACCCAGTTGCACGAGGTCGTATGA
- a CDS encoding cation:proton antiporter, which produces MNVLTQLFLVVSVALLAPIISKLLFRGVVPEVVFLLVGGMLIGPFVLNLVEVGPELGLLRELGVAFLFLLAGFEINPADLKGGRGAKASLVWLVSLLLAFVVVVVRHKVPPLSVEGAAIAIAMTSTAIGTLLPVLKERGATARPVGKLVLAHGAVGELGPVVAMALLLGYRATWVSLVLLLLFAGLSVVLAVIPKPFQKFGGRIIEGIKWGAETTAQATVRIMLVLLVGFVALAATLGLDIVLGAFAAGFVLRQALPNGRAELEQKLDGLAYGFFIPTFFIISGMEVDPAALLDSPLGAAAFLICLLAVRGLPVFGSTFVMPSELEKELSIRQKVTVGLYSTTSLPIIVAVTHVAAQADAMSQTTASTLVIAGTISVLAMPLLAYITDHVPGAEILARNRAQAEKSKPAKPTGKANVSIGKQIKAEQKSAGQKRKKER; this is translated from the coding sequence ATGAATGTACTAACCCAACTTTTCCTCGTCGTCAGTGTTGCCCTATTAGCCCCAATAATTTCTAAACTTCTCTTCCGCGGCGTTGTCCCGGAGGTCGTCTTCTTACTTGTTGGGGGCATGCTTATTGGCCCCTTCGTCCTCAACCTAGTTGAAGTAGGCCCAGAGCTAGGGCTGCTCCGCGAGCTTGGGGTAGCATTTCTATTCCTTCTTGCCGGCTTCGAGATCAATCCGGCAGACCTGAAAGGTGGCCGCGGCGCGAAGGCCTCGCTGGTGTGGCTCGTCTCGCTCCTGCTGGCGTTTGTGGTGGTGGTTGTGCGACACAAGGTACCGCCGCTATCGGTGGAGGGCGCAGCCATTGCCATCGCGATGACTTCAACAGCTATTGGCACGCTCTTGCCCGTTTTGAAGGAACGCGGAGCAACCGCTAGGCCGGTAGGGAAGTTGGTGCTAGCTCACGGTGCTGTGGGGGAGCTAGGCCCGGTGGTGGCCATGGCGCTGCTACTTGGCTATCGCGCCACCTGGGTCTCTTTGGTGCTGCTGTTGCTCTTCGCAGGACTGTCCGTGGTGCTCGCAGTGATCCCTAAGCCTTTTCAGAAATTCGGAGGGCGAATCATAGAGGGCATCAAGTGGGGTGCTGAAACTACGGCGCAGGCTACCGTGCGAATTATGCTGGTGCTGCTGGTTGGGTTCGTAGCGCTCGCTGCCACTCTTGGCTTAGACATTGTCTTGGGCGCATTTGCGGCTGGCTTCGTCTTGCGACAAGCACTCCCAAACGGGCGTGCCGAACTCGAGCAGAAGTTGGATGGCCTGGCCTACGGCTTCTTCATCCCAACCTTTTTCATTATCTCCGGTATGGAGGTTGATCCCGCCGCCTTGCTCGACTCACCTCTTGGCGCCGCAGCCTTCCTCATCTGCCTTCTGGCTGTACGCGGACTGCCGGTATTCGGATCAACCTTCGTGATGCCCTCTGAATTAGAGAAGGAACTGTCTATTCGACAAAAGGTAACGGTAGGGCTGTACTCGACTACGTCGCTGCCTATTATAGTGGCTGTGACGCACGTAGCCGCGCAAGCTGATGCAATGAGCCAAACCACCGCCTCGACCTTGGTAATAGCGGGCACGATATCCGTGTTGGCAATGCCTTTGCTGGCATACATCACAGATCACGTTCCAGGCGCCGAGATTCTTGCCCGAAATCGAGCCCAAGCTGAAAAATCAAAGCCAGCCAAACCCACAGGAAAGGCTAATGTATCTATAGGCAAGCAGATAAAAGCCGAACAGAAATCCGCAGGGCAGAAGCGAAAGAAGGAGCGATAA
- the pepN gene encoding aminopeptidase N, with protein sequence MSKLTRELAGKRSATCQVSHQRVHLDLTRAKETDGHFPVSTLLQVDLKEDWLALDVQEGKVLAVTVDGAEPKWRQDEHQLWIEDLSSGAHEVQVRAQMTYSHTGQGLHRYQDATGATYLYTQYEPADARAVYPCVDQPDMKPRWTFVIDGPSDWIILTGGAEVSATECEGGTRHEYRETPPLSSYLTAVIAGPYTCVELGTWKGGAQDIEVPLRVFCRGELADALPVQDMAQWTKAGLDFYHDRYQFDYPWGKYDQVFVPEYNLGAMENPGCVTFNEKYLRLGGASATEREKLANTLMHEMAHMWFGDLVTPRWWDGLWLKESFADHEGYCALVGATEFTDAWASFAVARKTWALQADQLPTTHPIQAEIPDVDAAKQNFDGISYAKGAAALAQLVAYVGEEAFVEGARKYFAEHAFSATEMSDLTAALEEASGRKLDHWVRSWLTTTGPTFLEIADGKVTRVSKDDRPQVFDVGFFDTDGTRLAREQVELDGAEVRLKAQAPWTVLNEGDRTYARCGLSPAVREALTDALREIDDMSARAALWASAWQEVRDGQLSPAAFTAAVLSAAPLETGTVRDTLLSQVETAIGEYTAPAQRGQLALKAARNALQIAGVTQVPEARTAWAKCAAELAAIGHVKDIVAEVGTGYGLTEDDQWRLLALAAKVGQADLETAKQRLAAADTGRSRQRFLTVQAVLDPEGAKKRIVEDESAANATIDALMEGIEIAAVPHTDPQQAVADLELAAKLWDSRVIQIATRVAHTLTPHRIDTDGSEEPEVLKAWKQWDRQLPATLARLVAEDLDETTRRVRIQNKWSE encoded by the coding sequence ATGTCCAAACTTACCCGCGAACTAGCAGGTAAACGCAGCGCCACTTGTCAGGTTAGCCACCAGCGGGTGCACCTAGATCTAACTAGGGCGAAGGAAACTGATGGACATTTCCCTGTCTCTACGCTTTTGCAAGTTGATCTGAAGGAAGATTGGCTCGCTCTAGATGTCCAGGAAGGCAAGGTACTTGCCGTTACGGTAGACGGCGCTGAGCCTAAGTGGCGTCAAGATGAACATCAATTATGGATTGAGGACTTATCTAGCGGAGCGCATGAGGTTCAGGTGCGTGCGCAGATGACCTATTCCCATACCGGCCAAGGACTGCACAGATACCAGGATGCTACCGGTGCTACCTACCTATACACGCAGTATGAACCGGCTGATGCCCGCGCTGTTTACCCATGTGTGGATCAACCCGATATGAAGCCTAGGTGGACTTTCGTTATCGACGGCCCCTCGGACTGGATCATCCTTACCGGAGGAGCGGAGGTTAGCGCTACCGAATGCGAGGGCGGCACTCGCCACGAGTACAGAGAAACTCCGCCACTGTCCTCCTATCTAACCGCCGTCATTGCAGGCCCATACACGTGCGTAGAGCTCGGCACTTGGAAGGGCGGGGCACAGGATATCGAGGTTCCACTCCGCGTGTTCTGCCGAGGTGAGTTGGCTGATGCACTGCCCGTTCAGGACATGGCACAGTGGACTAAGGCCGGCCTGGATTTCTACCACGATCGGTATCAGTTTGACTACCCGTGGGGTAAGTATGACCAGGTGTTTGTTCCCGAATACAACCTGGGAGCTATGGAGAATCCTGGATGCGTTACTTTCAACGAGAAGTATTTGCGGCTCGGTGGGGCTAGCGCCACCGAGCGGGAGAAGCTGGCAAACACTCTTATGCACGAGATGGCCCATATGTGGTTTGGGGATCTGGTTACACCGCGGTGGTGGGATGGCCTGTGGCTGAAGGAATCGTTTGCCGATCACGAGGGCTATTGCGCGCTTGTCGGCGCTACTGAATTTACCGATGCATGGGCATCTTTTGCGGTAGCTCGCAAAACTTGGGCCTTGCAGGCTGACCAGTTGCCCACTACGCACCCAATCCAGGCGGAGATTCCTGACGTCGATGCCGCAAAGCAGAATTTTGACGGGATTTCCTATGCGAAGGGCGCTGCCGCCCTTGCCCAGCTGGTTGCCTACGTTGGCGAGGAGGCCTTTGTCGAGGGGGCACGGAAATACTTCGCCGAACACGCGTTCTCAGCAACGGAAATGTCGGATCTAACTGCGGCATTGGAAGAAGCCAGTGGGCGCAAGCTGGATCATTGGGTCAGGTCGTGGCTTACTACTACTGGGCCGACATTCTTGGAAATTGCAGATGGCAAAGTGACCCGCGTAAGCAAAGATGATCGCCCTCAGGTGTTCGATGTGGGCTTTTTCGATACCGACGGCACAAGATTGGCCCGCGAGCAGGTGGAACTCGATGGCGCCGAGGTGAGGCTGAAGGCCCAGGCGCCATGGACAGTGCTAAACGAGGGCGACCGCACTTACGCCCGGTGTGGTCTTAGCCCGGCAGTTCGAGAGGCTCTTACCGACGCATTGCGCGAGATCGACGACATGTCCGCTCGCGCTGCTCTGTGGGCTTCGGCCTGGCAGGAAGTACGCGATGGCCAACTATCGCCAGCTGCATTTACCGCTGCTGTGCTAAGCGCGGCGCCACTAGAGACCGGCACTGTGCGCGATACTTTGTTGTCACAGGTAGAAACAGCAATTGGCGAATACACTGCTCCGGCACAGCGAGGTCAACTGGCACTCAAAGCTGCTCGTAATGCGTTGCAGATTGCGGGGGTGACCCAGGTACCTGAAGCACGCACTGCTTGGGCGAAATGTGCTGCTGAGTTAGCAGCAATTGGGCACGTGAAGGATATCGTCGCCGAGGTTGGCACCGGGTATGGCCTGACCGAGGACGACCAGTGGCGGCTTCTTGCGCTGGCAGCGAAGGTTGGCCAGGCGGATCTTGAAACAGCGAAGCAACGGCTTGCTGCCGCAGATACAGGCAGAAGCCGGCAGCGTTTCCTTACTGTCCAGGCAGTATTAGATCCTGAGGGCGCGAAGAAGCGTATCGTCGAGGACGAATCGGCGGCGAATGCAACGATCGATGCGCTGATGGAAGGCATCGAGATTGCCGCGGTGCCGCACACAGACCCGCAGCAGGCAGTCGCTGACCTGGAGCTAGCCGCAAAACTCTGGGATTCTCGCGTAATCCAGATTGCCACGCGCGTCGCCCATACGCTCACCCCGCACCGCATCGATACCGATGGAAGTGAAGAGCCGGAGGTATTGAAAGCGTGGAAACAGTGGGACAGGCAACTGCCCGCCACGCTCGCACGTCTTGTTGCGGAAGACCTGGACGAGACCACCAGGCGTGTTCGCATTCAGAACAAGTGGAGTGAGTAG
- a CDS encoding FHA domain-containing protein, giving the protein MDLPFGDEDPQSTAIFGSKPAEEAIERVPLSAAAQAAVDALPEGSALLVVHKGPNSGARFLLDHNDTTAGRSTKSDIFLDDVTVSRKHAIFTHQDGAWTVRDAGSLNGTYVNRERTDSAVLSAGDEVQIGKYRMTFHPSGVTK; this is encoded by the coding sequence ATGGATTTACCATTTGGCGACGAGGATCCTCAGTCAACTGCCATTTTCGGCTCTAAACCTGCCGAAGAGGCTATTGAACGAGTCCCTCTATCGGCTGCCGCGCAGGCCGCAGTTGATGCGCTTCCTGAAGGTTCTGCATTGCTAGTAGTACATAAAGGACCCAACTCTGGGGCTCGCTTCCTATTGGACCACAATGACACTACTGCAGGTAGATCCACTAAATCCGATATTTTCCTAGATGACGTCACCGTCTCGCGTAAACATGCCATCTTCACCCACCAGGATGGAGCATGGACCGTTCGCGATGCCGGTTCTCTGAATGGCACCTATGTCAATCGGGAACGCACCGACAGTGCGGTGCTAAGCGCCGGTGACGAAGTGCAGATTGGAAAATACCGCATGACCTTCCATCCGTCTGGTGTTACTAAGTGA
- a CDS encoding MerR family transcriptional regulator, whose translation MSAAPLTKPNQIEPWPRGVDRKVCFSIGQVVARLKKEFPSLSVSKVRFLEDQGIVSPTRSGSGYRKYSEADIARIRYCLTEQRDRYKPIRVIVTQLEKLDQGYDIAPAPVARVVADGGEVIAPTRADGTLTVAELASLTGATPESLEAMVSAGLISLELSGRFDKSALQTVKAVKVLNEAGISTRNLRSVRVAVERAVELIEHVVTSSGAERTEQASELATHMSDLMSELVKRSANSSGAL comes from the coding sequence GTGAGTGCTGCCCCGCTAACAAAGCCTAATCAAATAGAACCTTGGCCTAGGGGAGTAGACAGGAAGGTCTGCTTCTCTATAGGCCAGGTTGTTGCTAGGCTCAAGAAAGAATTCCCCTCGCTGTCCGTATCCAAGGTGCGTTTTTTGGAGGACCAGGGAATTGTTTCCCCCACCCGCTCCGGCTCTGGGTATCGGAAATATTCCGAGGCAGACATTGCTCGTATCCGTTACTGCCTTACTGAACAGCGCGATCGGTACAAGCCAATCCGCGTAATTGTCACGCAACTGGAGAAGCTTGATCAGGGCTATGACATTGCTCCTGCCCCGGTGGCGAGGGTAGTTGCCGATGGGGGCGAAGTCATCGCACCCACAAGGGCCGATGGCACGCTTACCGTTGCCGAACTCGCTTCACTAACCGGCGCTACTCCTGAATCACTAGAGGCGATGGTCTCTGCTGGACTTATCTCTTTAGAACTATCTGGTCGCTTTGACAAGTCCGCCTTGCAAACTGTCAAGGCCGTGAAAGTACTTAACGAAGCAGGTATCTCCACGCGTAATTTGCGTTCTGTCCGCGTAGCAGTGGAGCGAGCCGTGGAACTGATAGAGCATGTCGTTACCTCCAGTGGTGCCGAACGCACCGAGCAGGCCAGCGAATTAGCTACTCACATGAGCGATTTGATGTCTGAACTGGTAAAACGTAGCGCTAATAGCTCCGGGGCCCTATAA